In one window of Bos javanicus breed banteng chromosome 24, ARS-OSU_banteng_1.0, whole genome shotgun sequence DNA:
- the LOC133237838 gene encoding serpin B4-like: protein MSSLSEAIIHLAIDLFHQIRKSEKENIFLSPLSISSALAMTYLGARENTASEMQKVLHFNKIAENTRGGAAKEHVEKPGNVHQHFQKLLTELKKSTDAYELSVANRLYGEKEFRFLQEYMDNVQKFYLASVESADFKNAAEESRKMINSWVESQTNGKIKDLFPKDSLKSSTALVLVNAVYFKGQWNQKFKEEHTAEEKFWLNKDTSKPVRMMKQTNSFKFVSLEDVQAKILEIPYKGEELSMMVLLPNEVDGLQKLEDQLTAEKLIAWTSPQNMWKRQVDLYLPRFKVEESYDLVPTLRALGMVDAFIFRVANFSGMNGSRDLAVSKVFHKSFVEVTEEGTEAAAATGVGVAVLTSLPIRESFRCDHPFLFLIKHIKTNSILFCGRVSSP, encoded by the exons ATGAGTTCCCTCAGTGAAGCAATCATCCACCTTGCAATTGATCTGTTCCACCAGATCagaaaatcagagaaggaaaacatcTTCCTGTCGCCTTTGAGTATCTCGTCAGCCTTAGCCATGACTTACTTAGGGGCCCGAGAAAACACCGCATCAGAAATGCAGAAG GTCCTTCACTTCAATAAAATCGCAGAGAACACAAGAGGAGGAGCCGCAAAAGAGCAC GTTGAAAAGCCAGGAAATGTTCATCAACACTTTCAAAAGCTTCTGACAGAATTAAAGAAATCCACTGATGCCTATGAGCTGAGTGTCGCCAACAGGCTCTACGGAGAAAAGGAGTTTCGGTTTCTCCAG GAATACATGGATAATGTTCAGAAATTTTATCTAGCCAGTGTGGAAtctgctgattttaaaaatgctgcAGAGGAAAGTCGAAAGATGATTAATTCCTGGGTGGAGAGCCAAACCAATG GAAAAATCAAGGACCTATTTCCCAAAGACTCTCTCAAGAGCTCTACTGCTCTGGTTCTGGTGAACGCCGTCTACTTCAAAGGGCAGTGGAACCAGAAATTTAAGGAAGAACATACTGCAGAGGAAAAGTTTTGGCTGAACAAG GATACAAGCAAACCTGTGCGGATGATGAAACAAACCAATAGTTTCAAGTTCGTGTCACTGGAGGACGTGCAAGCCAAGATCCTGGAAATCCCGTACAAAGGCGAAGAGCTAAGCATGATGGTGCTGCTGCCCAATGAAGTAGACGGTCTGCAGAAG CTTGAAGACCAGCTCACTGCTGAGAAGTTAATAGCGTGGACGAGCCCACAGAATATGTGGAAGCGACAAGTGGACTTATACCTGCCTCGGTTTAAAGTGGAAGAGAGCTACGACCTCGTGCCCACACTGCGAGCCCTGGGGATGGTGGACGCCTTCATTTTCAGGGTCGCCAACTTCTCGGGCATGAACGGGAGCCGTGATCTGGCGGTATCAAAGGTCTTCCACAAGTCCTTTGTGGAGGTGACCGAGGAGGGCACGGAGGCCGCGGCTGCTACCGGTGTGGGTGTTGCTGTCCTCACATCATTGCCGATTCGTGAGAGTTTCCGCTGCGATCACCCTTTCCTGTTCCTCATCAAGCACATCAAGACCAACAGCATCCTCTTCTGTGGCCGAGTCTCTTCCCCTTAG
- the LOC133237839 gene encoding serpin B3-like yields MSSLSEAIIHLAIDLFHQIRKSEKENIFLSPFSISSALAMTYLGARENTASEMQKVLHFNKIAENTRGGAAKEHVEKPGNVHQHFQKLLTELKKSTDAYELSVANRLYGEKEFRFLQEYLDNVQKFYLASVESADFKNAAEESRKMINSWVESQTNGKIKDLFPKDSLDSSTVLVLVNAVYFKGQWNQKFKEEHTAEEKFWLNKDTSKPVQMMKQTNSFKFVSLEDVQAKILEIPYKGEELSMLVLLPNEVDGLQELEDQLTAEKLIAWTSPQNMRKREVDLYLPRFKVEESYDLVPTLQSLGMVDAFRGGVADFSGMNGSRDLAVSKVFHKSFVEVTEEGTEAAAATGVVIIRKSLTFREPFRCNHPFLFLIKHIKTNSILFCGRVSSP; encoded by the exons ATGAGTTCCCTCAGTGAAGCAATCATCCACCTTGCAATTGATCTGTTCCACCAGATCagaaaatcagagaaggaaaacatcTTCCTGTCGCCTTTCAGTATCTCGTCAGCCTTAGCCATGACTTACTTAGGGGCCAGAGAAAACACCGCATCAGAAATGCAGAAG GTCCTTCACTTCAATAAAATCGCAGAGAACACAAGAGGAGGAGCCGCAAAAGAGCAC GTTGAAAAGCCAGGAAATGTTCATCAACACTTTCAAAAGCTTCTGACAGAATTAAAGAAATCCACTGATGCCTATGAGCTGAGTGTCGCCAACAGGCTCTACGGAGAAAAGGAGTTTCGGTTTCTCCAG GAATACCTGGATAATGTTCAGAAATTTTATCTAGCCAGTGTGGAAtctgctgattttaaaaatgctgcAGAGGAAAGTCGAAAGATGATTAATTCCTGGGTGGAGAGCCAAACCAATG GAAAAATCAAGGACCTATTTCCCAAAGACTCTCTCGACAGCTCTACTGTTCTGGTTCTGGTGAACGCCGTCTATTTCAAAGGGCAGTGGAACCAGAAATTTAAGGAAGAACATACTGCAGAGGAAAAATTTTGGCTGAACAAG GATACAAGCAAACCTGTGCAGATGATGAAACAAACCAATAGTTTCAAGTTCGTGTCACTGGAGGACGTGCAAGCCAAGATCCTGGAAATCCCGTACAAAGGCGAAGAGCTAAGCATGTTGGTGCTGCTGCCCAATGAAGTAGACGGTCTGCAGGAG CTTGAAGACCAGCTCACTGCTGAGAAGTTAATAGCGTGGACGAGCCCACAGAATATGAGGAAGAGAGAAGTGGACTTATACCTGCCTCGGTTTAAAGTGGAAGAGAGCTACGACCTCGTGCCCACACTGCAATCCCTGGGGATGGTGGACGCCTTCCGTGGTGGGGTGGCCGACTTCTCGGGCATGAACGGGAGCCGTGATCTGGCGGTATCAAAGGTCTTCCACAAGTCCTTTGTGGAGGTGACCGAGGAGGGCACGGAGGCCGCGGCTGCTACCGGTGTGGTTATTATACGCAAATCATTAACGTTTCGTGAGCCTTTCCGCTGCAATCACCCTTTCCTGTTCCTCATCAAGCACATCAAGACCAACAGCATCCTCTTCTGTGGCCGAGTCTCTTCCCCTTAG